A single region of the Raphanus sativus cultivar WK10039 chromosome 1, ASM80110v3, whole genome shotgun sequence genome encodes:
- the LOC108834410 gene encoding transcription factor bHLH55-like — translation MQYPMAFPSSSSFSVDFAYENELDFSSLLTPSTFVSFQEHTPSNPIIHCARTENDGRQRIRERIMPDEITKEDVEPKNKRAKHREIERQRRQEVTSLFKHLRYILPVQYVKGKRSSSDHVHEAVNYIKDLEKKIKEVSEKRDRIKRSITHPSPAGYCPIRSLAASCSSSSSSNCFCVGDTHVDVKVRTCLVGIEIVASCCFRLESRLSSVLQLLVQEQCFNVVSCISTRLHLRFLHTIFCEVEKGIEINFSELQEKIIKMGTRA, via the exons ATGCAATATCCTATGgcttttccatcttcttcatctttctcaGTAGATTTTGCGTATGAAAATGAATTGGATTTCTCGAGTTTGTTAACTCCTTCAACGTTTGTATCATTCCAAGAACATACTCCATCTAATCCAATCATTCATTGTGCCCGTACTGAAAACGATGGAAGACAAAGAATCCGTGAGAGGATCATGCCAGATGAAATCACAAAAGAAGATGTTGAGCCCAAGAACAAGAGAGCGAAACATagagagattgagagacaaagaagGCAAGAAGTCACGTCTCTTTTCAAGCACCTAAGATATATATTGCCAGTTCAATATGTTAAG GGTAAGCGTTCTTCATCAGATCACGTTCACGAAGCTGTGAATTACATCAAAGACTTAGAAAAAAAGATCAAAGAGGTCAGCGAGAAAAGAGATCGAATCAAGAGATCTATTACTCATCCATCTCCAGCAGGATACTGTCCTATAAGATCATTAGCAGCATCgtgttcatcatcatcatcatcaaattgTTTTTGTGTTGGAGACACACATGTCGATGTTAAGGTGAGGACTTGTTTGGTCGGTATCGAGATAGTAGCAAGTTGCTGTTTCAGACTCGAATCTCGTCTCTCAAGTGTTCTTCAGCTTCTGGTTCAAGAACAATGCTTTAATGTTGTTAGCTGCATCTCAACCAGACTGCACTTAAGATTCTTACACACCATTTTCTGTGAG GTAGAGAAAGGAATAGAGATTAACTTCTCAGAGCTTCAAGAAAAGATAATCAAAATGGGGACTCGTGCTTAA